A window of Marinobacter sp. es.042 genomic DNA:
CGCGACGGGTCTATCCGTGCCGAAGGGTCGCCTTCTGCGGTCGTCATCAGGATATGCAGGCCAATCAGAATGAATGCCGAGGCTCCTACGGAAACCAGCATGTGAGAGCGGAGCCCCGCGGGTTTCCCTCGCAGTTCCCGCTCAAGCCCGAGTGCCAGCGCCAAACCGGCGGCCATGAGCAGGCGGACAATGATGTCCAGTGGTGGGATTTCACTCTCGAACATGCGAGGTCCCCAACGGAAAGGTTAAGTGTATTTTGGCGTTCGGGACATGCCCTAGACTTTGGGGCCCTTGCCCCGGAAGACGTTCACTATTAAAGATACAACCAGCAGTACCAGAAAAATGAAGAACAATATCTTCGCAAAGCCGGCGGCCGTTCCTGCAATACCTCCAAAACCAAGAACGCCCGCAATGATCGCAATTACCAGACAGACGATAGCCCAATAGAGCATTTGCCATCCTCCTTTTCAGGGTTGTGTTCTAACCGTGGCACGCGGAGGGGCAGTGCGCAACTTTCAGGCGTCTTTGTGAAGGGATAGTAACGGGGCATTAATCCGGCATCAGAGTTCGACAAACCGTGGCACAACCATGAGCCCAACACCCACTGCCAGCATCTCCCAGGCGCTGCTGGCCAGGTAGGGATACAGGATCATGGCAATGCCGCAGTATCGGGTGACGATGTTTTTCCTGCGCCGGCCATACATGAAATAGGCGAAACCGATGCAGCCGAACAGCAGCGACAGGAAGATGTCAGCGGTTTCCATGCGGTGAACTCCTCCGGTAAGTTTACCCGTATAGACTAATTGTAGAGTTTTAAAATAGGGAGCAAGTTGCTTATGAAAGTGTCTTTTTCAGTGAAAGCGGTGCTAATCCTGTTATCACTTGCGCTGGCACCGATAGTAGCGCATGCGAAGCCCGTGTGGATCGATGTCCGCACAGAGGCGGAACATCGGCAAAGCCACATAGATGGAGACCCGCTGATTCCTCATGACCAGATCGTTGCGGAGGTTACCGAGAGGTTCCCGGACAAAGACACCGAGATTAATCTTTATTGCCGCAGCGGCAATAGAGCTGGTGTCGCAAAATCGGCTCTGGAGCGTGCCGGTTACACCAATGTTGAGAACAGGGGGAGCCTGGCCGAGGCGCGTGGAGCGCGCAGTCTATAGGGAGCGAACAATTTTTAGCCACTTCAGGTATAATGGAAAGCTTACGATATTAATTAAGCCATCCCGACCTGGATATCACTATGAGCAAGAAACCCGAGAAAGTTACCCTGACCTCTGCTGCGATTGAAGAACAGACCGCCGCCTTTTTGAAAGCGGGCGGATCTGTGGAATACGTCGGCAAGGGCAAAAGCGGACAAGTATCCCCCACGGGCTCAAAGCAGATCAGCCTGAAAAAGTAACGCCCATCTCAGTGACGAGGATTACTCTGATCGGGGGAGGACTCGTCATCTGAGGCGTTGTCATTCGATGTGAGGTAGTAATCTTTCTCATCGAATGTTTTCACGTCAGGATCTTCAATATAGTTTTTGCGTTTGCCCCGATACAGCCAGACGGCGATGATCGCGACAATTACTGCGAGCACAATCCATTTCATTGTTATCTCCTCCACAAGGTCGTCGTTCTTATATTGAGCACCTTGCAGAG
This region includes:
- a CDS encoding DUF1328 domain-containing protein, producing the protein MLYWAIVCLVIAIIAGVLGFGGIAGTAAGFAKILFFIFLVLLVVSLIVNVFRGKGPKV
- a CDS encoding rhodanese-like domain-containing protein; this encodes MKVSFSVKAVLILLSLALAPIVAHAKPVWIDVRTEAEHRQSHIDGDPLIPHDQIVAEVTERFPDKDTEINLYCRSGNRAGVAKSALERAGYTNVENRGSLAEARGARSL